From Cellulophaga lytica DSM 7489, a single genomic window includes:
- a CDS encoding efflux RND transporter periplasmic adaptor subunit, with protein MKKRTISRIIIPMAAFLVIVSCGSKQEQQAPQAPPAPFPVAQLQPKTVTSYAEYPTTIEGIVNSDVRAKTSGYIQKVLVDEGQKVRKGQVLFRLETQSLSQDASAAKARINVAQVEVNKLIPLVEKNIISEVQLETAKANLAQAKANYSSVSANIGYATIKSPVDGYVGAINFREGALISPSDPTPLTTVSDISKVYAFFSLNETQYLDFLEKAEGKTLNEKLANYPEVSLILANGSTYSEKGKIQTSTGQINPSTGTVSLRAIFNNPNRLITNGNSGKIQIPNTFENAIVVPQQATYEQQGNVMIFKVGEDNKVSTSIIKIKSTVDNLYVVESGLDPKDKIVTTGVGKLKNGVVITPQETSFDDAIKPIATLFKN; from the coding sequence ATGAAAAAGAGAACTATTAGTAGAATTATAATTCCAATGGCAGCATTCCTTGTCATTGTGAGCTGTGGAAGCAAGCAAGAACAACAAGCACCACAGGCACCACCAGCACCTTTCCCGGTTGCACAATTACAACCTAAAACAGTAACAAGTTATGCAGAATACCCTACAACAATAGAGGGTATTGTAAATAGTGATGTTAGGGCAAAAACATCTGGTTACATTCAAAAAGTTTTAGTAGATGAAGGACAAAAAGTACGTAAAGGTCAGGTTTTATTTAGATTAGAAACACAATCTTTAAGTCAGGATGCTAGTGCAGCAAAAGCACGTATTAATGTAGCACAGGTAGAGGTTAACAAATTAATACCACTAGTAGAAAAAAATATTATTAGTGAAGTTCAGTTAGAAACTGCAAAAGCTAATTTAGCACAGGCTAAAGCTAATTACAGCAGTGTAAGTGCTAATATTGGTTACGCTACAATTAAAAGCCCTGTAGATGGTTACGTTGGTGCTATTAATTTTAGAGAAGGTGCTTTAATTTCTCCAAGTGACCCTACTCCACTTACTACAGTTAGTGATATTAGCAAAGTGTATGCATTTTTTAGCTTAAATGAAACACAATATTTAGACTTTTTAGAAAAGGCAGAAGGTAAAACTTTAAATGAAAAATTAGCAAATTACCCAGAGGTAAGTCTAATTTTAGCAAATGGTAGTACATACTCTGAAAAAGGTAAAATACAAACTAGTACAGGACAAATAAACCCAAGTACTGGTACCGTAAGTTTAAGAGCTATATTTAACAACCCTAACCGTTTAATAACAAATGGCAACAGTGGTAAAATACAAATACCTAATACGTTTGAAAATGCTATTGTTGTACCACAACAAGCAACATATGAGCAACAAGGTAATGTAATGATATTTAAAGTAGGAGAAGATAATAAAGTATCTACATCTATTATTAAAATAAAATCTACTGTAGATAATTTATATGTTGTAGAATCTGGTTTAGATCCTAAAGACAAAATTGTTACAACTGGTGTAGGTAAATTAAAAAATGGTGTGGTAATAACTCCTCAAGAAACTTCTTTTGATGATGCCATAAAACCTATAGCTACATTATTTAAAAACTAA
- a CDS encoding GbsR/MarR family transcriptional regulator — MKKNMCSKKSTLVEKLGVHIESNNGYSPIASRVLAYIILTGKIGTTFEDLVSLLCASKSTISTQLNYLTDIKEIEYFTKTGDRKKYYVITSNKIKSHISNMIQKWEVEKELHQEVRDYKKEINDLETTTEEEKFDLTFHNNYIQFLNQAITSISKLNVDNINL, encoded by the coding sequence ATGAAGAAGAATATGTGCAGCAAAAAAAGTACACTAGTAGAAAAACTAGGAGTACACATAGAATCTAACAACGGATATTCTCCTATAGCTTCTAGAGTGCTTGCTTATATTATCCTAACAGGAAAAATAGGGACAACTTTTGAAGATTTAGTATCACTATTATGTGCTAGTAAAAGTACCATATCAACGCAGTTAAACTATTTAACAGACATAAAAGAGATAGAATATTTTACTAAAACTGGTGATCGTAAAAAATACTATGTAATTACTTCCAATAAAATAAAAAGTCATATTTCTAATATGATACAGAAATGGGAAGTAGAAAAAGAACTACATCAAGAAGTTAGAGATTATAAAAAAGAGATTAATGATTTAGAAACCACTACAGAAGAAGAAAAATTTGATTTAACATTTCATAACAATTACATACAATTTTTAAACCAAGCAATTACGTCCATCTCAAAACTAAACGTGGACAACATTAACCTATAA
- a CDS encoding RagB/SusD family nutrient uptake outer membrane protein produces the protein MKKIIIAMVTILFIGGVTACSEDFTTNPREDGEDLETFFLEEENVDAAIIGIYDLMQHTYSVDWHSAFLVKQLPGDDMNAAGGNSGDQPQLQDIDDYANVSTSNQSIESVWNLFYRTISLSNLVIENIKESDLSNKELALAEAKFLRAWSYFELTTMFGDVPLRLTIPSTADEFGIAKSPRADIYTQVKADLTDAIAGLPDKTALTEDFRVSKGAAQALMGKVLVFEGLYGEAIPFFEAVISNPAHDLEDNPEDAWSINHEFGKESLFEIGFISTTGRDWGNFAWGGRNENNIHIQLMGPRGDGIFDVSPVGLINGWGFNLPTAKLLNAFDAAGDTDRKLATVMTEEELIAAGGSVDESAATGGSIWDYEGGIRIKYATKEEDTSADGVKELNYGTNYRLYRYAEMLLLAAEAYNKDNKDAEARTELNKVRNRAGLPDVDASLAGDDLFEAIVNEKFLELAHEGQRFWDLVRWGKAATELAGTGYTSKNDLFPIPETEIEKNSELTQADQNPGY, from the coding sequence ATGAAAAAAATTATAATCGCAATGGTAACTATCCTTTTTATTGGAGGAGTTACTGCATGTAGTGAGGATTTTACAACAAATCCGCGAGAAGACGGAGAAGATTTGGAAACATTTTTTCTTGAAGAGGAAAACGTAGATGCAGCCATAATTGGTATTTATGATTTAATGCAACACACCTACTCTGTAGACTGGCACAGTGCATTTTTAGTAAAACAATTACCTGGTGATGATATGAATGCTGCCGGTGGTAACAGTGGAGATCAACCACAATTACAAGATATAGATGATTATGCAAACGTATCTACATCTAACCAATCTATAGAAAGTGTTTGGAACTTGTTTTACAGAACAATTTCTTTATCAAACTTAGTTATAGAAAACATTAAAGAAAGTGACTTAAGTAATAAAGAGTTAGCATTAGCTGAAGCTAAATTTTTAAGAGCTTGGTCTTATTTTGAGCTTACTACAATGTTTGGTGATGTTCCTTTAAGATTAACAATACCATCTACAGCAGATGAGTTTGGAATTGCTAAATCTCCTAGAGCAGATATTTACACACAAGTAAAAGCAGACTTAACAGACGCTATTGCTGGTTTACCAGACAAAACTGCTTTAACAGAAGACTTTAGAGTTTCTAAAGGTGCTGCACAGGCATTAATGGGTAAAGTATTGGTTTTTGAAGGATTATACGGAGAAGCTATTCCGTTTTTTGAAGCTGTAATTTCTAATCCAGCGCATGACTTAGAAGATAACCCAGAAGATGCTTGGAGTATTAACCACGAGTTTGGAAAAGAATCCTTATTTGAAATTGGTTTTATTTCTACAACCGGAAGAGACTGGGGTAACTTTGCTTGGGGCGGAAGAAATGAAAACAACATACACATACAGTTAATGGGGCCACGTGGTGATGGTATTTTTGATGTATCTCCTGTTGGTTTAATTAATGGTTGGGGCTTTAACTTACCAACTGCTAAACTTTTAAATGCTTTTGATGCTGCTGGTGATACAGACCGTAAACTAGCTACTGTAATGACAGAAGAAGAACTAATTGCTGCTGGCGGTAGTGTAGATGAAAGCGCTGCAACTGGCGGAAGTATTTGGGACTATGAAGGTGGTATTAGAATAAAATATGCTACAAAAGAAGAAGATACAAGTGCTGATGGTGTTAAAGAATTAAACTATGGTACTAACTATAGGTTATACCGTTATGCAGAAATGTTATTATTAGCTGCTGAAGCTTATAATAAAGATAATAAAGACGCTGAGGCAAGAACAGAACTTAACAAGGTTAGAAACAGAGCTGGTTTACCAGATGTAGATGCATCTTTAGCTGGAGACGATTTGTTTGAAGCTATTGTTAACGAAAAGTTTTTAGAATTAGCTCATGAAGGACAACGTTTTTGGGATTTAGTTCGTTGGGGTAAAGCTGCAACAGAATTAGCAGGAACAGGTTATACATCTAAAAATGATTTATTCCCTATTCCAGAAACAGAAATAGAGAAGAATTCTGAATTGACACAAGCAGATCAGAATCCTGGTTATTAG
- a CDS encoding SusC/RagA family TonB-linked outer membrane protein, producing the protein MIIRLKHVIATLVIIITQTAFAQTKTVSGLVTDQAGIPLGGVTVIVSGTTNGTSTDFDGNYTIDNVKSTDKLDFTYIGMVPQTITVGSKTTINVTMQEDAQALDEVVIVGYGSKKKSLVTGAISSIDSEDIKSTSGQRVEQVLQGRTSGVTVSSSSGAPGSGAKIRIRGAGSSGNSDPLYIVDGMKTSSIVDIAPGDIANLEILKDAASAAIYGTEGANGVVIITTKRGKQGGLKVGFNSQLAIQSVKTDMELMNAEQFVQYMNEAGQANVALNGYDTDWIDETFNNALMFRNDINLSGATEKLSYYMSASNLNQDGIVGKGNSSFERSTFRANIKADITEWLEAGINATYSITDKNGIQENNDTRGVIQNMLIIDPLTPVYYADGQVPQSVIDRSADNGVPLLTSSNGRVYGYPSYSTGEVINPVAFANDINKTITDTDQFLGSAYLKFNLFEGFSFTSRFGYENGKTEVRNNVIPYYVSSEAANTKYTTSQTKYETKKWLWENFASYTKSLNDHNFTLLAGYSAEQTRFETVLSRNGSVDIDQFTGFDLDLPGYTVEVKDILPAPDNMVSMYGRLSYDFAGKYLFETSIRRDKSDKFPDANKAGTFPAFSAGWVLSKEDFWKEDSKLNYAKLRASWGQNGSRSNLIGNADKTYVIRAINGVDINYEGQTGAQISGYSNPNLVWETSEQLDFGADFRAFENRLNFSVDYYKKTTKDAIVNNGGLITPGSAGFQSNEFNAGTIENKGWEFELGYGDTTSGGFRYDFNANLSTLKNEVTEILFVPEGASIIGAGAQQNPDGVTRFTEGQPSWYFYGYKTDGIDPATGEVIKVDTNGDTIVNNADKVKVGSPHPDVLFGGNIALGYKAFDFNLQFQGTIGNDIFATYHQPSRPITNKPVHFYNERWTQPGDVATFPGAANVIDSYDTDLMVEDGSYMRIKQIQVGYTLPKKIAERLKINNLRVYVSLDDYFTFTDYKGLDPEIGNFSFNSIGVDRGFYPTAAKTVFGLSLDF; encoded by the coding sequence ATGATAATAAGGTTAAAACACGTGATTGCTACACTTGTAATTATTATTACACAAACAGCATTTGCGCAAACAAAGACTGTTAGCGGTCTTGTTACAGACCAAGCCGGTATACCATTAGGTGGTGTTACCGTTATTGTATCTGGAACCACTAATGGGACCAGTACAGATTTTGATGGAAATTATACCATTGACAACGTTAAATCTACAGACAAATTAGACTTTACTTACATTGGTATGGTGCCACAAACTATAACTGTTGGCAGTAAAACTACCATAAATGTAACTATGCAAGAAGATGCACAAGCCTTAGACGAGGTTGTAATTGTTGGTTACGGTTCTAAGAAAAAGAGCTTGGTAACAGGTGCCATTTCTAGTATAGATAGTGAAGATATAAAAAGTACATCTGGCCAAAGGGTAGAGCAAGTTTTACAAGGTAGAACTTCTGGTGTTACGGTTTCTTCTTCTTCTGGTGCACCAGGTTCTGGAGCTAAAATTAGAATTAGAGGTGCTGGATCAAGTGGTAACTCAGATCCTTTGTATATTGTAGATGGTATGAAAACTTCTTCTATTGTAGATATTGCTCCAGGTGATATTGCTAATCTAGAAATTTTAAAAGATGCTGCTTCTGCCGCTATTTATGGTACAGAAGGTGCAAACGGTGTTGTAATTATTACTACTAAAAGAGGTAAACAAGGTGGCTTAAAAGTTGGATTTAACTCGCAACTAGCTATACAATCTGTAAAAACAGATATGGAGTTAATGAACGCCGAGCAGTTTGTACAGTATATGAACGAAGCCGGGCAAGCTAATGTTGCTTTAAATGGTTATGATACAGATTGGATAGACGAAACATTTAACAACGCTTTAATGTTTAGAAATGATATTAACCTTTCTGGAGCTACAGAAAAATTATCATACTATATGTCTGCATCTAACTTAAACCAAGATGGTATTGTTGGTAAAGGTAATTCTTCTTTTGAGCGTTCTACTTTTAGAGCCAATATTAAGGCAGATATTACAGAGTGGTTAGAAGCTGGTATAAATGCTACTTACTCTATTACAGACAAAAACGGTATTCAAGAAAATAATGATACCAGAGGTGTTATACAAAATATGTTAATTATAGATCCATTAACTCCGGTTTACTATGCAGATGGTCAAGTACCACAATCTGTTATAGATAGGTCTGCAGATAATGGCGTTCCTTTATTAACTTCTAGCAATGGTAGAGTTTATGGTTACCCAAGCTACTCTACAGGTGAGGTTATAAACCCTGTAGCTTTTGCTAATGATATTAATAAAACCATAACAGATACAGATCAATTTTTAGGGTCTGCATATTTAAAATTTAACTTGTTTGAAGGCTTTTCATTTACATCTAGATTTGGGTATGAAAACGGAAAAACAGAGGTTAGAAATAATGTAATTCCTTACTATGTTTCTTCTGAGGCAGCTAATACAAAGTATACCACATCACAAACTAAGTATGAAACTAAAAAGTGGTTATGGGAAAACTTTGCATCGTATACAAAATCTTTAAACGATCATAACTTTACTCTTTTAGCTGGTTACTCTGCAGAACAAACAAGGTTTGAAACTGTTTTATCTAGAAACGGCTCTGTAGATATAGACCAGTTTACTGGTTTTGATTTAGACTTACCTGGTTATACCGTAGAAGTTAAAGATATTTTACCTGCTCCAGATAATATGGTGTCTATGTATGGTAGGTTATCTTATGATTTTGCTGGCAAATACTTATTTGAAACTTCTATAAGAAGAGATAAATCAGATAAATTCCCAGATGCAAACAAGGCTGGTACATTCCCTGCTTTTTCTGCCGGTTGGGTATTATCTAAAGAAGATTTCTGGAAAGAAGACTCTAAACTAAACTACGCAAAATTAAGAGCTAGTTGGGGACAAAATGGTAGTAGAAGCAACTTAATAGGTAATGCAGATAAAACGTATGTTATTAGAGCTATTAATGGTGTAGATATTAATTATGAAGGACAAACAGGTGCACAAATCTCTGGATACTCTAATCCTAACTTAGTTTGGGAAACTTCTGAGCAATTAGATTTTGGTGCAGATTTTAGAGCTTTTGAAAACAGATTAAATTTCTCTGTAGATTACTACAAAAAAACCACAAAAGATGCCATTGTTAATAATGGAGGTTTAATTACACCTGGTTCTGCTGGTTTTCAATCTAACGAGTTTAATGCTGGTACTATAGAAAATAAAGGTTGGGAATTTGAACTTGGTTACGGAGATACAACTAGCGGCGGATTTAGATATGATTTTAACGCTAACTTATCTACCTTAAAAAATGAAGTAACAGAAATATTATTTGTTCCAGAAGGTGCTTCTATTATTGGTGCTGGTGCACAACAAAATCCAGATGGTGTTACTCGTTTTACAGAAGGTCAGCCATCTTGGTATTTCTATGGTTATAAAACAGATGGTATAGACCCAGCTACCGGTGAAGTAATTAAGGTAGATACTAACGGAGATACTATTGTAAACAACGCAGATAAAGTAAAAGTAGGTTCTCCTCACCCAGATGTATTATTTGGTGGTAACATTGCTTTAGGTTATAAGGCGTTTGATTTTAACTTACAGTTTCAGGGTACAATTGGTAACGATATTTTTGCTACTTACCACCAACCATCTAGACCTATTACTAACAAGCCTGTTCATTTTTATAATGAAAGATGGACTCAACCTGGTGATGTAGCTACATTTCCTGGTGCTGCCAATGTAATAGATTCTTATGATACAGATTTAATGGTAGAAGATGGTTCTTATATGAGAATTAAGCAAATACAAGTTGGTTATACATTACCAAAGAAAATTGCAGAGAGACTAAAAATAAACAATTTAAGAGTTTATGTATCTTTAGATGACTACTTTACCTTTACAGACTACAAAGGCTTAGATCCAGAAATTGGAAACTTTAGCTTTAATTCTATTGGTGTAGACAGAGGTTTTTATCCAACAGCTGCTAAAACAGTATTTGGCTTATCATTAGACTTTTAA